The genomic region CTGGTGATCAGTCCCTCTATTGGTTTGAAGAAATGTATTTTTGAAATAGATTCTTCTTCAGAATAAGGGGATGTTTGAAGTACAAAATTGAATTGTTCTTCTTCTTCAACATGCTTCCGTAAAAGCGAATCCTCCTCGGAACGGGTGAAAGAAATATTGTTATAATCCGGGTTCGTATTATCGGATAAAGATTCGGTTAATTCCGGTTCCTTTCCGGATATTATGGCATTTATTGTGTTAAAATACCGGTCACGCAGATGAATTTCATATTCAAGGGAATCTAGCATTAAGACATTGGATACCAGTCTATTTCTCATTTCCTGAGTGGGGTATCCGGGAACCATCTCACGCATAGGGGTGAACATGACCAACGCTATGGATCCTCCTACCAGCAAAATAAAAATAGTCCCTATGATCGAAAGTATATTGATCAGCGTAAAGCGTACATGCCATACTTCTTCGAAATTACTATCGTTGAAAAATACCAGGCGATAGGTATGTTTCAACTTGCGGAATATTTTCTTTCTTTTACTTTTTGGCTTATCAGGCATATAACATTCTATGAAACGGCAAATATAGTGAAAAAGTGTGTAAGCTCATCCGCTAGGATATTCAGTTTTTATGAACGACGAATTTTCTGGTTACTTGTTTCCCTTCTATCATTATCCGGATTATATAAATGCCGTCAGGGTAGTCGGATACGGAAATTGAAAGATCATCTTTAGCCGGGAGGTGATGGTACATTGTCTTTCCGGATACATCCCATATTTCTATATGGGTGATCAATTTATTATCAGGAGATTGTATGTGGATGTATTCGTTTGCAGGATTAGGATATATCTGTATGACCGGCATATATTTCGAAGAAGAAGCCGAAGTGATATCATCGGGAGAGACATCAATGATTCCGCAGACTTCTGTCGAAATCTCACCGAGCCATCCGGCATTGATATTCACAGCAGTATAAATTTTAATAAAATCTATTCCTTCCAGTTCTACCGGATTCCCGTGTTCATCTACCGCCCAGTCAATATCAAAAGCATTGCCACCGCTTCCTTCCAGAAGATCGAATGTTTTCGGATTATCAGGAAGATAGGGCGGCCCCATATTGGTAAAGGGACGATTGTCTGCATAACCGTATGCTAATGGTTTGATCCGGACAAACTGGGGGTTGCTGTCATTGATGTCCAGACTTACCAGTGTGCCTGAAAAAGTAACTTCATCTCCGGGATATTCCGGAAAATTATCTATCGAAGGATAATAGGCCTGTGAATGGGCCGGAACGGTTTTGACAAATCCGGTAATTCTTTCACTGTCTGTCCAGGGAACATCTGCAGGCTGCAGTGGATTGTAATAGGTAATGGAGTAGTGATGGATGGTGCTCAAAGAATCATAACTGCTCCCTTTCAGTTCATACCATGTATCGTCAGGCAAACCGTTTCCGTTTTCGTCTTTCATCACCATGACGATACCCGGTTCGGACGAATTGCTTACGGCGTTTCCGATCACGGTAAAGTCAACGCCATAAGGGTTATCCGGATCATTCCAGATCGTATGGTCAAATCCGACAATAATGTATCCGCCGAAATTACCCAGAGAGACCATTCCGCTGGTTCCGCCTACAATACTTTCTGCTGCTTCGCTTGTGCCAATACCGGGAATATTAATAAATTGTCCCGGAGCCGGTTTATATTCTATGATACAGTTGATATAAGGGTTTTTCCCTTTTTCGGCATCTCTTCGTTCCTGCCATTTATCGGGTGTTTGCGCACAGATAACAGGTGCAAAGAGGAATATTGTAATAAAAAGGAAAAATAATCGTCGGACTGCAGTGATCGGCATTTGAATCAATTCGAAGTTTTGGCTTTGATATTATCCAAACAGAAAAAAGCAGGCGTATTCATGCCAAAAGGGCTGTTATCGCTTGAAGACAGGGAAAACTCCAGCCTGGAGATAGCACTGTTTCCGGGGATATCAATGGTTACCCATTTATCTAAAACAGATGTTCCTTCTGCCAGGAATATTTCCCCTGCAGTCTCAGGTATACCCTGGCCTTTGCTATCGTATGCCTGGTAACTTAGTTTGAACCAATCGCCTTCTTCGAACTTTTTTGAGTAATCACTACCATCTTTGATCAATAAAGCTGCTACTGTGGTATTAGCTACATCAAAAGAAAGTTGTTGGACGGTTTGTGAGAAGGTAATGCTCAATTTATTTACATATATTTCAGGATCTGTTTCATCGGGCATGGAAACATATGCTATCGCAAACTTATTGTTTTCCGGATTATTACTGGCATAAACGCTGTATTGATTTTCCCAGTCTTTATTTTCCATATCATCCATTTGGGAAAATGCAAATCCGCTCCAGGAAAAATATTTCTCATCATAGATGTTGGGGAAAGAAATAATATCCAGGATAAAGGTTTCCTCCTCGGCTTTGTTGATATAATTCTCTCCGGAGGGGAAGACAATGTCCTGAAAATGAATGACGACATCCCGGAGGGTATCTTCATCTTCGTCTTTGCACGAGACCGAAAAAGCAATGATCAATGCCAGAAAAAGCAGACTGAAGCGTGAGTATATCATGATATAATTATATATTTAGTAGCACAAATGTAGTGATAAAATACGAAACGGATTACTCCTTTTAACAGGAGTAATCCGTTTCATGATATCGTTTGCCGTTCTGAGAAAGTCCGGCGACTTATATTTTTAGATCAACATCAATGCCACGCAAGCGATCACAACAAAACAAATGGTAAACAAACGTAACTTTTTCATATCTACTCGATTCTAAATACCCTAAACTATTAATTCAACACTCTATAACATTATACGCCCAAGTAATAAAAAAGTTTCAAAAAATGTTAGCTTTTGTCGGAAGACGTTTGCCTGTTGTATTTTTTGAAAAAACTTTTCCATTTCATCACCACGACACCCCAAAAGGCTTCGTTAAATATGCCGCCGCTCATTTTGGATGTTCCGGCTTTACGGTCACAAAAAATAATAGGTACTTCCATTAACCTGAAACCGTATTTCCAGGCGGTAAATTTCATTTCGATCTGGAAAGCATAGCCTTTGAAGCGTATCTGGTCCAGGGGAATTGTTTCAAGTACTTCACGTGTATAACACTTAAAGCCGGCCGTAGTGTCATATATTTTCATCCGGGTGATAAAACGAACATATTTGGATGCGCAATAAGACATCAAAACCCTTGACATAGGCCAGTTGACTACATTTACTCCGGTAACATAGCGGGAACCTATGGCCAAATCCGCTTTGCCTGATGTGCAGGCATCATGTAACAACAGCAAGTCATCAGGATTATGGGAAAAATCGGCATCCATTTCAAAGATATAATCATATTTGTATTCAAGAGCCCATTTAAAGCCTGCAATATATGCGGTTCCTAATCCTAATTTTCCTTCCCGCTCCAATAAAAATAATAGATTTGGAAACTCTTCCTGAAGCCGTTTTACAATGCCGGCAGTTCCGTCAGGTGAGTTGTCGTCCACAATTAAAATGTGAAAATCGCGGGGTAGGGAAAATACTTTCCGGATCATCCGTTCGATGTTCTCATTTTCATTATATGTGGGTATTACGATAATGTTCTTCATTGTTTATAAACAATTCCGGCTTCTGCCATTCATGTGTGTTTGTGTATGTAATGGTTTTATTTTTGATGCATCGGTAAGGGCAGAGTGAATATTTTCATATATCTTTGCAAAGATGTTGGAAATCATTGAAAGATACAAACCAAAAATTCTTAAAAACATATAAATTAAGTCGATCTCTTCAGTAAATGAAATACAAACTCAAAATTCAGGAGAAGACTCTGAAGGGAAGCGTTCGTCTTCCTTCATCCAAAAGCATCTCTAACCGACTGTTGATCATTCAGGCATTGAATCCTGGAAAAATGGACATTGTTGGTTTGTCGGATAGTGATGATACAAGGGTCTTACGGGATGGATTGATGTCAACCTATGAGACGGTTGATGTCGGCCATGCAGGTACTTCCATGCGTTTTTTGACGGCGTATTTTGCTGCGACAGGACAAGCCAAGATACTTACCGGATCGGATCGAATGAAAGAAAGACCGATTGATGAACTGGTGGATGCATTGAACCAGCTGGGTGCCGACATCCGTTATCTGGAGAAAAAAGGTTTTCCTCCGATACAAACATCAGGGAAACCGCTTTCGGGGAATACCGTCAAGATAAGCGGGAGCATCAGCAGCCAGTTTATTTCCGCGCTTTTGTTGATCGCTCCGGTTCTTCCCAACGGACTTACCATCAACATTACAGGTGATCCGGTATCATCATCTTATGTGAAGATGACCCTGAACCTGATGCAGCAGGCCGGAGTTGAAGCACAATGGAAAGAACAGTCCATATCTGTTGCTCCGCAGCCGTATCATTTATCTTATATAGAGTGTGAACGGGATTGGAGTGCTGCATCCTACTGGTATGAAATAGCATCTTTAGCCAATGATTTCGAATTGTTTCTCGAAGGAGTTGCCAATACGAGCATCCAGGGTGATGCTGTCGTATCACAGATATTTGATGCCCTGGGCGTTAAAACTACCTATACGGAGGGAGGAGCTTTGCTGACCAAAGGTCCATGTACCCAGACGCGATTTATTTTTGATTTTATCAATGCCCCCGATATTGCCCAGACGATGGCTGTTTGTTCATGCTTAAAGACTATTCCTTTCCGGTTTTCGGGGGTGAAGACTTTACGAATAAAAGAAACAGACCGGATCATGGCGCTTCAGGACGAGTTGTCGAAACTGGGGTTTTTCCTTGAAGAAACCAAACCGGGTATCATTGAATGGGATGGGAAATACATGATCCCCCAAAATGACATCACTATTTCTACTTATCACGATCATCGCATGGCGATGGCTTTTGCCCCGGCAGCTATTGTTTTTCCGGGAATCCAGATTGAAGATCCGGGAGTGGTAACTAAATCCTACCCTACATTCTGGCCGGATCTGGAAAAGATCGGATTTAAAATAGAAGAAATAGATTAAGAATAAGTCTGAAAGTTTATAAAGTTTGAAAGTTGAAAAGTAAGAATGTTCATAAAGTCAGAAAGTGAGGGTTTGAAACCCGTTTTTCCAGCATATTATCTCATTTTTTAATTCATTTATCGTTCAAAGTTCATCATTTATTGATTTTCAATCATCCATTCTCAATTCTCCATTTTCCATTTTCAATTCTTCCCACAGTTTATTCCACAAATATCCAGATTGCCGTACCCATTCCTGAAACTGACCTTCTTCTTTGATGGGTGAGGCTTTTATTTCCATTAATTGGTCCAGATCAAAGGATGAAGCCAGTATTACTTTTCCCGTTTGCCAAGCATCGAATGCATTTAACTCTTGTTCCGCATGCGCAGGAACGATCAATACAGGCTTGTTCAGGTACAGGGCTTCCGACACCGATTCAAATCCTGCTGTTCCGAAAAAAGCGCGGCAAGTTTTCATCATCCCGATGAATGACTCATCATCCAGTTGATGAAAAAATAAATTAGGATGAGGGGAATAGATTTCGGGCATATCGGGTTTATCCCAGAATACGTGGATGCAAACGTCCGGATGTTTGCTGTGCCATTGGATCACCTCTTCCGAAAACCCGTGATTAAGAAGGTAGCCCAATAGGAAAGGCTGTGTCTCAACATCAGCGTTTAGTACCTCATTGCGTAATAATGGAGGGAAAACAATTAGCTGTTGGGAAGTGTGATCAGGCATTTGACTGAAAGACAGGGCAATGCATTTGCTAGCATTGATGGAACAAAGCCGGGTGTAACATCGGAGCATTCGTTGGGTGAATGACGGTTTTCTACGGAAAGCATAGTCCGGATGCTCAAATATGAACTGATGGGCCACACAGACCATGGGTACCTGCATTTTATAACGGTTGTATACCAATCCTCCCAGTAATTCATAAAAGTTAATGACGATATCCGGATTCACTTCATGGATACGTTCGGAAATAAAGCGGATACTGTTGAAATAAGCTTTCCTTTTTTTTCGTTTTAAGTGATGAATAAAACTCCTGAAGATCAAAAAATGCTTATTGTCTTTTGTTTTCAGGAAATTGGGACTATCATATGTCCGGATAAGATTTTCGAAATGTTTTGTAAAAAAATCGGGAATTTTTCGCATTTCGCTGTATCCGAGCAATACTTCAACGATTTGATGTCCTCCATGCCGTAATATATCCGATAAAGCAATGGACTGGGTCATATGTCCCCGTCCTTCACCCTGTACGATAAAGAGAAAACGCATTGATCAGGATTTATCCGACCCCAGGGTCATTTGAACTGCTTAAACGTCCATTCCTGTGATTTTTCCCATTGCTCCGGATAAGTCCAGTGTCCGGTTTCTTCGACCAGAAATAAGGTCCTGGGGGCCTGGATCATATTGTAGGCAGCATACATGGATGTCGGAGGGCATGTAACATCATTGTACCCGAAAGAATAAAAACCTGGAACTTTTAATTGCCGTGCGAAATTCACCACATCATAATATTTGGATGTTTCTACTTTATTGGGAGTGTTGTTGGCCTTGTTGGCATCGTTGAACATATGCGGCCATCCCCCGGCACGTCCGTTCAGGTATCCGGTCAGATCACATAAAGCGGGATAGAACGACACCAATCCTTTGATCCGGTTGTCAAGTGCCGCTGTAACAATGGCCAGTGCACCTCCCTGGCTTCCGCCGGATACGACAATATTATTGCCGTCGAACTCCGGTAAACTGAAAATGAAATCAACCGAACGGACACATCCCAGATACACCCGTTTATAGTAATATCGGTCCTTATCATCCAGATTGTAGCCCCAGTATCCATCCAGAGCACCTCTTCTCAAAGCGTCATATAGGGTAGCCTCCATATTGACTGGGATACCGTGTATGCCTATCTCGAAAGTGATGGCGCCTCTTTCCGCACTACCTACATCACCATAATAAGGACGTACTCCCGCCCCCGGGACCTTTAATATGGCCGGATATTTTCCCGGAGCTTTCGGGACACATAGAATACCATACAAACGGGAATACTTAAAATTTTGCAGGTTGACATGATATACGTTGACTTTTTCCGTACAACGTTCCGGGATCAGGGTCAGCCGTGCATCCATCGGTATCTTTGCCAGGTCGCTTTTTGCTTTATCCCAGAATCCGATGAAGTCCGAAGGAAGGGTAGTGGTAGGTTGAATACCTTCCGGATTAAAGGCGGCTGTGGCCAATCCTTCATAGTTTTTCCCCTCGTATTTTGCATATACCCTGCAACGCAGGAAACCGGGGTTTTTCATCGTCCCGCCGTCAATCGTGGTTTTTCCGTTTTTTAAGACCTGGGTTTCTTTTTTTTGAGGCGGCATCATATCGGGACCTACTTCATAGCTGATTTCTATATTCTGAAGAAGGACGTCGTTTTTGGTGACTGTTACCTCAAATTTTACCTTTTCCCCGGGTTGATATACCCAATCGGGATGTTCCGGTGCAATATTTACCTTGATGAATTTTTCTCCCGGTTGTGCAAAGAGAGAAGCGGAACAGAGCATGAACCACCCTGTCATGAAAATGATAAAATTTCTTCTTGTCAGCATCTTATTCAATTTTAAGCACTCAGTGCTATTTATTATTTATTAAGTGTCACTTATTAAGTGGATTACGTTCGGAAAAATACAATATTAATTGTTTTATATTATTTATAAGGTGAATCGTATGATTATTATTGACGGCTTACTGATGCAAAACTATAAAAATATTGCTATTGGACAAGGAATCCCGGGAAATAACCGTATCAACGGATGTATATGATCCTATGGTCGATCAGGATAAAGACAACGCCGATCAGTACCGAATAAAAGATATACCAGACCATCGGAACATAAGATCTGGGAGAAATGCCCAGTTTATAGTAATTGTACCACATGAGTACAAATTTTTCAAGTATATGTATTAACCCGGATCCCAGTGCGATCCCTACTATCCCGTAATATTGTACGAAAAAGAGGGAAGCGGCAACATTCAGGATGATTTCCAGAATAGAAGCCCACATGAGGATATTGGTTTTTTTTAGCCCGATGAGAATGGTCTGCGGAAACACAATGCGGCTGATGATCATTAGCTGGTATACCATAAAAACGTCTGCGCTTCGCACGAATTCTTCATTGAACAGGAACCTGAAAATAACATTGCTGAATATCATGATAAGAACAGACAGCGGATAAAGGATATGCATCAGCCGGAGGGACTTTTCTTTTATTTCCGCCAGTATCCTGGGTATATTCTTTTTTATGGAAAATTCGGGAATCAATGCATTATGTAACCCTGAAGTCATCATGACCACAAAAGGCAGTTCTTTACAACCGTATCGGAAAACGGCCACATTTTCGGCGTCAAATGCGAGCGACGCGATAACACTGTCGATATATTGTGTAGATCCGCTTAACAGCGCACTTAATATGATCGGATACCCGACATACAGGTTGTTAAGAATGAATGGTACGGATATTTTGAATTCGGCATACAGGCATAAAAGCCGTATCAGGTATAATAATTTCAGGAAATTTACCCCGATGAGGCCCCAGAAAGCAGCTTCGATACCGTATCCCAACATGACCGGGATACAAACGGCGAGAATCTGGAGTACTGTTGAAACGATCCCATACCAGAAAATATGTAAAGGTTTATCCTGTATCAAATAAATGTGTTCGATGAGCGGGGATACATTGCTCAGTATAAAATAAATAAATACCAGATGGGGAAACGGGATTTTTGCTCCGGCCGAAAATCCGAGATTGACATTTGAAATCAATAAGATAAGGAAAGCAAATCCTATACTGAAAATCGATAACAGGATGAATGCATTGAATATTTCGGGGGATTTGCCGTCTGTCCGCTTATGTTGGACGAAAGCCATGCTTCGTTGGGAAAGCGGCAGGAAAGACTGGAGAATGCCCGTAACCCAAAAAAAACTAAGCGCTCCGCAGGCGATAAATATAATTTCCCAATCCCCGATATCTTTTTTGGAAAGCGGTATTTTAGTAAAATAAATACTGATGATAAAAAAACACAGGAAGCGCAGAAACTGGAAAATCTGAAGTGCAGAGACCTTATTTATTTTAAAAGGGAATGCCACAATTATTTATTTCTCGTTTTGTTGGGTGATCACAAGAACAGGTGTGTATGTTATTTTATCGGAAATTTTCAAGCACAACAAACACAAAATCATATTTATTGAAATAATAATCCTACAAAGATAATGAAGAAATTTACTTCAATCATTGCAAAGATCAAAAATAATCATTTATCTTTGCAGCCGAAAATGGTGGATGTAGCTCAGTAGGTTAGAGTAGCGGATTGTGGTTCCGTTGGTCGTGGGTTCGAATCCCATCTTCCACCCAAAAGCACCGGAAAAAACGGTGCTTTTTTGTTGGATATGTTTGTTCGTGATTTTGCGAATTTTTACAACACTCAATCTGTTTGTTGTGAGGGCTTTGTAAAAGTTGCTTGTGGAGTTGCAAAGAAATGGGCCCGGAGAGAAATACCGGATTCATTTTTATATATTTTTTCTTTATTTAATTACGAACCATTATTTTTGTATCCGGCAGGAAAGATTTTTTAATGGGACTTAACCAGACGATACTGTGATAGAAAAAAAATATGTTGAAACTCCTTTGATGAAGCAATACTATAGCATTAAAGGAAAACATCCTGATGCAATACTGTTGTTCCGGGTAGGGGATTTTTATGAGACTTTCGGTGATGATGCCATCCAGGCAGCGGAAATATTGGGCATTACGCTTACACGCAGGGCCAACGGATCGGCTTCTTCTGTTGAGCTGGCAGGATTTCCTTATCATGCACTGGATACTTATCTTCCGCGGCTGGTCAGGGCCGGACAACGAGTGGCCATCTGCGAGCAGCTGGAGGATCCTAAAGCGACAAAAAAGATCGTGAAGCGCGGGATCACCGAGCTGGTAACCCCCGGGGTGGTGTTGAACGACCAGGTACTGGATAATAAGGAGAATAATTTCCTGGCCTGTGTCCATGTGGAAAAGAATATGGCCGGAGTGGCATTCCTGGATGTTTCTACAGGAGAATTTCTGGTAGCGGAAGGGCAACAGGAGTACATAGACAAATTACTGAACGGATTTAATCCGAAAGAGGTGCTGGTGGAACGCAACAAACAAAGTTGGTTCAAAGAGGTTTTCGGTACCCGTTTTTATATATCGGTTCTCGAAGACTGGGCTTTTGTGGCGGATACGGCCAGGGAAAAAATGCTGGCCCACTTCAAAACCATGAACCTGAAAGGGTTCGGTGTCGACGATCAGGTGGCCGGCATAACGGCTGCGGGAGCCATCCTGCAATACCTGGATATTACCAGGCATGAACAACTGGGACATATCAACAAAATATCCCGGATCGATGAAGACACCTATGTGTGGCTGGATAAATTTACCATCCGTAACCTGGAATTACTGTATTCTTCGAATGAAGGAGGACGTACGCTCTGTGAGGTCATCGACCGTACTTTATCGCCCATGGGTGCGCGGTTGCTGAAACGTTGGATATCCCTTCCCCTGAAAGATATCCGTCGGATCAATGAACGTTTGAATGTGACGGAATATTTTTACCAGCATCCGGATATTACCGGATCCATGGGTGAATATATCCGGCAGGTGGGCGATATGGAACGCATCATCGCTAAAGTAGCGGCGGGTCGGATCACACCCCGGGAAATGTTACAATTGAAGAATGCCCTGGGACTGGTGATACCGATCAAAGAGATATGTACTGATTCGAATAATGAATCGCTGATGAGGATCGCTGATCAGCTCAATCCCTGTGCATCGATCCGTGAACGTATTGAACGGGAATTGAATGAGGATCCTCCGACGGCAGTGAATAAAGGGAATGTCATAGCAAAGGGAGTATCGGCCGAGCTGGATGAACTGAGGTATATTCAGCACTCCGGGAAAAAATACCTGACAGAATTGCAACAGCGCGAAATAGAACGGACCGGTATTACATCTTTAAAAGTACATTTCAATAATGTATTCGGTTATTATATCGAAGTTCGTAATACCCATAAGGATAAGGTGCCTGCTGATTGGATACGTAAGCAAACACTGGTGAATGCCGAGCGTTACATCACGGAAGAACTGAAAGTATATGAGTCGAAGATACTGGGTGCCGAGGAAAAGATCATGGCCCTGGAAACAGAACTGTTTGCAGGGCTGGTGGGAGCAGTGGTGGAATATATCGCCGCCATTCAGCTCGATGCCTCATTGATCGCCCGTTTGGATTGTTTGCGTTCATATGCGCAGGTGGCTGTGGACCAGCAGTATGTAAAGCCGGTCATTACCGAAGATGACAGTATCGATATCAAACAGGGACGCCATCCGGTCATTGAAGCTTTTTTGCCGCCGGACAACCCGTTCATTGCCAATGATGTGTACCTCGATACTACCGAACAGCAGATGATCGTGATTACGGGTCCCAATATGTCGGGTAAATCGGCCTTGTTACGCCAGACGGCTTTGATCGTCCTGATGGCGCAGATCGGCGGCTATGTGCCGGCAAAAAGCGCCGAAATCGGTTATGTGGATAAAATTTTCACCCGGGTGGGTGCCTCCGATAATATTTCGCAGGGGGAATCCACATTCATGGTAGAGATGACGGAAGCCGCCAGCATCATGAACAACTTGTCCCCGCGCAGCCTGATCCTGCTGGATGAGATCGGGAGGGGAACCAGCACCTATGATGGTATTTCCATTGCCTGGGCTATGGCCGAGTACATCCATGAACATCCCACAGCCAAAGCGAAGACGTTATTTGCGACACATTACCACGAACTGAATGAGATGGAGAACAGCTTTCCACGCATTAAAAACTATAATGTGGCAGTGAAAGAACTGAGCGATAAAGTTATTTTCCTGCGTAAACTGACCAGGGGCGGAAGTGAACACAGCTTCGGTATCCATGTGGCCAGGATGGCCGGAATGCCTAAGAGTATCGTATCCCGCGCCGGTGAAATACTGAAGGAACTGGAATCGAATCATGAAACGGGAGGAGTAGCCAAGCCTATTGCCGATCTGGGACAGAAGCGGGAAGGATACCAGCTTTCCTTCTT from Bacteroidales bacterium harbors:
- the mutS gene encoding DNA mismatch repair protein MutS, which gives rise to MKQYYSIKGKHPDAILLFRVGDFYETFGDDAIQAAEILGITLTRRANGSASSVELAGFPYHALDTYLPRLVRAGQRVAICEQLEDPKATKKIVKRGITELVTPGVVLNDQVLDNKENNFLACVHVEKNMAGVAFLDVSTGEFLVAEGQQEYIDKLLNGFNPKEVLVERNKQSWFKEVFGTRFYISVLEDWAFVADTAREKMLAHFKTMNLKGFGVDDQVAGITAAGAILQYLDITRHEQLGHINKISRIDEDTYVWLDKFTIRNLELLYSSNEGGRTLCEVIDRTLSPMGARLLKRWISLPLKDIRRINERLNVTEYFYQHPDITGSMGEYIRQVGDMERIIAKVAAGRITPREMLQLKNALGLVIPIKEICTDSNNESLMRIADQLNPCASIRERIERELNEDPPTAVNKGNVIAKGVSAELDELRYIQHSGKKYLTELQQREIERTGITSLKVHFNNVFGYYIEVRNTHKDKVPADWIRKQTLVNAERYITEELKVYESKILGAEEKIMALETELFAGLVGAVVEYIAAIQLDASLIARLDCLRSYAQVAVDQQYVKPVITEDDSIDIKQGRHPVIEAFLPPDNPFIANDVYLDTTEQQMIVITGPNMSGKSALLRQTALIVLMAQIGGYVPAKSAEIGYVDKIFTRVGASDNISQGESTFMVEMTEAASIMNNLSPRSLILLDEIGRGTSTYDGISIAWAMAEYIHEHPTAKAKTLFATHYHELNEMENSFPRIKNYNVAVKELSDKVIFLRKLTRGGSEHSFGIHVARMAGMPKSIVSRAGEILKELESNHETGGVAKPIADLGQKREGYQLSFFQLDDPVLKQIRDEIKKTDINNITPLEALQKLSDIKTWVGLK